A stretch of the Blastocatellia bacterium genome encodes the following:
- a CDS encoding cytosolic protein, translating to MAIFSYLGENVVIPFYEKRLEKLKKLSLKDILQRKNPYLFKAKNIMTAAEFVESILMAYLSSQEETIFGDLLEKFALYVSYIEYQGKKSNFKSVDLEFEKENVYYIVGIKSGPNWGNSDQIAQMRTNFKLAKEKLKNNGVNKEIIAINGCIYGKDNHPFKTHIELEKAYYKYCGQDFWEFISGDNNLYREIITPIDKEAKKKDEVFKIAYVGKFNEMTQEFMRHFITDNQIDWVKLIDFVSQRKSS from the coding sequence ATGGCAATATTTTCTTATTTAGGGGAAAATGTTGTAATCCCTTTTTATGAAAAGCGATTGGAGAAACTAAAAAAACTCAGCTTAAAGGATATTTTGCAAAGAAAAAATCCGTATCTTTTCAAAGCTAAAAACATAATGACTGCTGCTGAATTTGTAGAAAGCATTTTGATGGCCTATTTATCTTCTCAAGAAGAAACTATTTTTGGAGATTTACTAGAAAAATTTGCTCTTTATGTTTCATATATTGAATATCAAGGAAAAAAGTCAAATTTTAAAAGTGTAGATTTAGAATTTGAAAAAGAAAATGTTTATTACATTGTAGGAATAAAATCTGGCCCAAATTGGGGCAACAGTGATCAAATTGCACAAATGAGAACTAATTTTAAGCTTGCAAAAGAAAAGTTAAAAAATAATGGAGTTAATAAAGAGATAATTGCAATTAATGGTTGTATTTATGGAAAAGATAACCACCCATTTAAAACACATATTGAGCTAGAAAAAGCTTATTACAAATATTGTGGACAAGATTTTTGGGAGTTTATTTCAGGAGACAACAACTTATACCGCGAAATTATTACACCCATAGACAAAGAAGCTAAGAAAAAAGATGAAGTATTTAAGATAGCTTATGTAGGTAAATTTAATGAAATGACCCAGGAGTTTATGAGACATTTTATTACTGATAATCAAATAGATTGGGTAAAGTTAATAGATTTTGTTTCTCAAAGGAAAAGCTCTTAG
- the argS gene encoding arginine--tRNA ligase — protein sequence MLLTLHRTIKEQLQTAVKKSFDIELALSDIMLEYPPKSEMGDLAFPIAFEIAKRLKVATGTKQNPRQIADKIRGELTSIDKVARIETAGAGYLNFFLDRGAFFQTRATAEKCVKLDEITGGKLIVEHTSINPNKAAHIGHVRNAVLGDTIVRMLKASGETVETHNYIDNTGVQVADVVVGFKYLEKKSLAEIEAITEKFDYYCWDLYAQVGKFYEEAPDNKKLRAQTLHEIEHNLGDTAIMAEYVSNRILKTHLDTMWRLGITYDVLPRESDVLHLNFWQTAFEKLKEKEAIYFETEGKNKGCWVMRAENKAETAPTTETEATDYEADKILVRSNGTVTYTGKDIAYHLWKLGQLGLDFQYQEFYKYPTDKKVWITTSKIASDNAKGLDFGNGVAYFNVIDVGQSYPQAYVKLGVKLLSTDDRIDRSSHLAYEKVVLTPASARELGYELSEEESKRSQISMSGRKGLGVKADDLIDKLIEKSRPKVDEHHPEASVEERQEIAQRIVVSALRYFLLKYTRSSIIAFDFDEALAFEGETGLPTLCRSSH from the coding sequence ATGTTATTAACTTTACATCGCACAATAAAAGAACAACTTCAAACAGCAGTTAAAAAGAGCTTTGATATAGAACTAGCACTAAGCGATATTATGTTAGAATATCCACCAAAAAGCGAAATGGGAGATCTAGCTTTTCCAATTGCGTTTGAAATTGCAAAACGGCTAAAAGTGGCTACAGGAACAAAACAAAATCCAAGACAAATAGCTGATAAAATTCGCGGTGAACTTACTTCCATAGATAAAGTAGCACGTATAGAAACAGCCGGAGCAGGATACTTAAATTTCTTTCTTGATAGAGGTGCTTTTTTTCAAACAAGAGCGACAGCAGAAAAATGTGTAAAGCTTGATGAAATAACAGGCGGCAAGCTAATTGTTGAACATACTAGCATTAACCCAAATAAAGCTGCACATATTGGGCATGTTCGTAATGCTGTACTAGGTGACACAATTGTTAGAATGTTAAAAGCTAGCGGCGAGACAGTAGAAACACATAATTATATTGATAATACGGGTGTTCAAGTTGCTGATGTCGTTGTAGGCTTTAAGTATTTAGAAAAGAAATCTTTAGCAGAAATTGAAGCTATAACAGAAAAATTTGATTATTATTGTTGGGATCTTTATGCACAAGTGGGAAAATTCTATGAAGAGGCCCCAGATAATAAAAAGCTACGTGCGCAAACCCTTCATGAAATTGAACATAACCTTGGCGACACAGCTATAATGGCTGAATATGTTTCTAATCGTATTCTAAAAACTCATCTTGATACAATGTGGCGATTAGGTATTACTTATGACGTACTGCCTAGAGAAAGTGATGTCTTACATCTAAATTTTTGGCAAACAGCTTTTGAAAAACTAAAAGAAAAAGAAGCAATTTATTTTGAAACCGAAGGTAAAAACAAAGGTTGTTGGGTGATGAGAGCAGAAAATAAAGCTGAAACTGCGCCTACAACCGAAACCGAAGCAACTGATTATGAGGCTGATAAAATTCTAGTTCGTTCTAATGGTACAGTTACTTATACAGGTAAAGATATTGCTTACCATTTGTGGAAATTAGGCCAACTAGGGCTAGATTTTCAGTATCAAGAATTTTACAAGTACCCAACAGATAAAAAAGTTTGGATAACAACTTCAAAAATTGCTTCTGATAATGCAAAAGGCTTAGATTTTGGTAATGGAGTAGCCTATTTTAATGTTATTGATGTAGGGCAATCTTACCCACAAGCTTATGTAAAATTAGGGGTTAAGCTGCTTTCAACAGATGATCGAATTGATCGTAGTTCCCATTTAGCTTATGAAAAAGTAGTTCTAACCCCAGCTAGTGCGAGGGAATTAGGCTATGAGCTATCAGAAGAAGAAAGTAAACGTAGCCAAATTAGTATGTCAGGACGTAAAGGTTTAGGTGTAAAAGCTGATGATTTAATTGATAAGCTAATAGAGAAATCACGTCCAAAAGTTGATGAACACCATCCAGAAGCAAGTGTAGAAGAGCGTCAAGAAATTGCTCAACGTATTGTTGTTAGTGCATTGCGCTATTTCTTACTGAAATATACTCGTAGCTCCATTATTGCTTTTGATTTTGATGAAGCACTAGCATTTGAAGGCGAAACCGGCCTACCTACTTTATGCCGTAGTTCGCATTAA
- a CDS encoding TonB-dependent receptor, whose protein sequence is MKKRYLVFFYSLFLCLIFFQVTTKDIFAQSRATGADLIGVIKDQSGGVISAANIVVRNPETNFERTITANEDGTYQFLALRPGTYELIVSAPGFADYKQLFNLVLGSIGSLDVTMNIAGESNVVVVTGTKIVETTKSAVTQTVDSNRIDNLPINGRNFLGFAFINALIGRDNTPPLGPAPTTGLNFAGQRARSNLVQVDGADNIDNGSKGARSTISQEAVQEFQVVINSFAAEYGRTAGGVVNIVTKSGTNEFHGNAFGFLRQRAIQARNALAFPPVGANPKPAFTRGQYGFTFGGPIKRDKTFFFLSLDQTRRRESGFSDIGRDSTLFDLTPAQQAFIANNPSVGNLYAMFARSGASVAQTGIDPTTGAAVFLPTFLASNGQLGAIPGIFRTFTTAQNVYPIKDDFTFYSAKVDQQINLNNRLSARYNFTPITTTGIQSSGQNQPFGLNDVSRTGVASIRDTAAVAQLTSILDNTKINEFIFNFGRRSAIFSSSANVAINIPGAAFFGREPFSPASRQERVYEIKDNFSYIIGQHTTKFGASVNFVRTSPFMFELNFSGVFNFGDLAATSVSPMFAGAPSFTAVQAYGLGLPQTFIQGFGNSSIEVNNTQFGFYGQDSWKIRPNLILNYGVRYDFELTPSFPATGISTDRLTLSAEQVDAAERFLNVMQGIPRDRNNIAPRIAIAYDPRGNGKTVIRAAYGLFYDNPLLFIAGNSVFANGVTSPQLIAPGGSPLPNNSLNAAQIFQGTLLPATPGIDRGARFLSGQSRFDPKAAFVGYGALLPFTLPVDRDFQFAYTNQVNLTIEHELFSDTALQVTYLFTGGRKLPHSVNRNAPDGRRVLTASATDRVINNFFRPSGPNPVFVKTDRPIPFGTVGVQEATSSSVYHGVSFNVTKRFSGNLQLQASYSYSKTIDDSTDLQSLLQPQDNRRPGLERSLSLFDQRHRFVISGVLKSPFKQNSAGFRKLLADTTFSPIIELSSGRPFNILTGTDTNLDQSSVTDRPNVDITTGMLSIPGPAEIGSLGRNVGISPGFASVDMRLSRSISLGENLKLELISEVFNLFNRVNVSTVNNNFRVVTFDEGRFKSPPTALFDPRQFQFSLKIKF, encoded by the coding sequence ATGAAAAAACGGTATTTAGTATTTTTCTACTCTCTGTTTTTATGCCTTATTTTCTTTCAAGTTACTACTAAGGATATATTTGCACAATCAAGAGCAACAGGAGCAGATTTAATTGGAGTTATCAAAGATCAATCTGGAGGTGTTATATCTGCGGCAAATATTGTTGTTAGAAATCCAGAAACTAATTTTGAACGAACAATTACAGCTAATGAAGATGGGACTTATCAATTTTTAGCACTTCGTCCGGGTACTTATGAATTAATTGTATCTGCTCCAGGTTTTGCTGATTATAAACAACTATTTAACCTTGTGCTTGGTTCGATAGGCTCATTAGATGTAACAATGAATATTGCTGGTGAGTCTAATGTAGTAGTAGTAACTGGAACAAAAATAGTAGAAACTACTAAAAGTGCTGTCACCCAAACCGTAGATTCAAATAGAATAGATAATTTACCAATCAATGGGCGAAATTTTTTAGGCTTTGCTTTTATCAATGCTTTAATTGGTCGGGATAATACCCCGCCCTTAGGCCCAGCCCCAACAACAGGATTAAATTTTGCTGGTCAACGCGCACGCTCTAATCTAGTGCAAGTTGATGGGGCAGATAATATTGATAATGGTTCTAAAGGTGCGCGTTCTACAATTTCACAAGAAGCTGTTCAAGAATTTCAAGTAGTAATAAATAGTTTTGCTGCTGAATATGGCCGCACGGCTGGCGGTGTAGTTAATATTGTTACTAAATCTGGCACAAATGAATTTCATGGCAATGCTTTTGGATTTTTACGTCAAAGAGCAATCCAGGCCCGCAATGCACTAGCTTTTCCTCCAGTTGGAGCTAATCCAAAACCAGCTTTTACTCGTGGTCAATATGGTTTTACTTTTGGTGGCCCGATAAAGCGTGATAAGACATTTTTCTTTTTATCTTTGGATCAAACACGTCGGCGTGAATCAGGTTTTTCTGATATTGGGCGAGATTCTACCCTTTTTGATTTAACACCTGCACAACAAGCTTTTATTGCTAATAATCCTAGTGTAGGCAATCTTTATGCAATGTTTGCCCGTTCTGGTGCCTCAGTAGCTCAAACAGGAATTGACCCAACTACAGGTGCAGCCGTATTTTTACCAACATTTTTAGCTTCTAATGGACAATTAGGAGCAATTCCTGGGATTTTCCGCACATTTACTACAGCACAAAATGTGTACCCAATAAAAGATGACTTTACTTTTTACTCTGCCAAAGTAGACCAACAAATAAACTTAAATAACCGGCTTTCAGCACGCTATAATTTTACTCCTATCACAACTACAGGTATTCAATCATCTGGGCAAAATCAACCTTTTGGCCTCAACGATGTATCTCGTACTGGAGTAGCATCTATAAGAGATACTGCGGCAGTAGCTCAGTTAACCAGTATTTTAGATAACACAAAAATAAATGAGTTTATTTTTAACTTTGGTCGTCGTTCTGCTATATTTTCCTCTAGTGCTAATGTAGCAATCAATATACCTGGAGCAGCATTTTTTGGACGTGAGCCTTTTTCACCTGCTTCAAGACAAGAAAGAGTTTATGAAATAAAAGATAATTTTTCTTATATCATAGGCCAACATACAACTAAATTTGGAGCTTCAGTAAATTTTGTTAGGACATCGCCATTTATGTTTGAGCTAAATTTTTCTGGAGTATTTAACTTTGGGGATTTAGCAGCAACATCAGTTAGTCCAATGTTTGCTGGCGCACCATCATTTACAGCAGTTCAAGCTTATGGATTAGGGCTTCCTCAAACTTTTATTCAAGGCTTTGGAAATTCTAGTATTGAAGTTAATAACACTCAATTTGGATTTTATGGTCAAGATAGTTGGAAAATACGACCTAACTTAATACTAAATTATGGTGTACGTTATGATTTTGAATTAACACCTTCTTTTCCTGCTACTGGTATTTCTACAGATAGGTTAACACTTAGTGCTGAGCAAGTAGATGCAGCAGAAAGATTTCTTAATGTAATGCAAGGCATACCAAGAGATAGAAATAATATAGCTCCACGCATTGCAATAGCTTATGACCCAAGAGGAAATGGTAAAACAGTAATTCGTGCTGCATACGGTTTATTTTATGATAATCCATTGTTATTTATTGCTGGTAACTCAGTATTTGCAAATGGTGTTACTTCACCACAATTAATTGCACCTGGTGGTAGTCCATTACCAAATAATAGTCTTAATGCAGCACAAATTTTCCAAGGCACATTACTACCTGCAACACCTGGCATTGATCGAGGAGCTAGATTTTTATCAGGTCAGTCGCGTTTTGACCCTAAAGCAGCATTTGTTGGTTATGGCGCGTTGCTTCCATTTACTTTACCTGTAGATAGAGATTTTCAATTTGCCTATACCAATCAAGTCAATCTAACAATTGAACATGAGCTATTTTCAGATACAGCATTACAGGTGACTTATTTATTTACAGGCGGTCGCAAACTTCCTCATTCAGTTAATCGAAATGCTCCTGATGGAAGGCGTGTTTTGACAGCAAGCGCGACAGATAGAGTAATTAACAACTTTTTTAGACCTTCTGGCCCAAATCCAGTTTTTGTTAAAACAGATCGACCAATTCCCTTTGGTACTGTAGGAGTACAAGAAGCAACTTCTAGTTCTGTCTATCATGGTGTTTCTTTTAATGTAACCAAACGCTTTTCAGGCAATCTACAACTTCAAGCTAGCTATAGCTACTCAAAAACCATTGATGATTCAACAGATTTACAATCCTTGCTCCAACCTCAAGATAATCGTAGACCTGGACTAGAGCGCAGTTTATCGCTATTTGACCAACGCCATCGCTTTGTTATTAGTGGTGTTCTTAAAAGCCCATTTAAGCAAAATAGTGCAGGTTTTAGAAAATTACTAGCTGACACTACATTTTCACCAATTATTGAGTTATCTTCTGGTAGACCTTTTAATATTTTAACTGGTACAGATACCAATCTAGATCAATCTTCTGTAACAGATCGTCCAAATGTAGATATTACAACAGGAATGTTATCTATCCCTGGGCCAGCAGAAATAGGCTCTCTAGGTCGTAATGTTGGAATTAGCCCTGGGTTTGCTTCTGTAGATATGCGGCTTTCTCGTAGTATTTCTTTAGGCGAAAACTTAAAACTTGAGCTAATTTCAGAAGTATTTAATTTATTTAACCGTGTTAATGTTTCAACAGTTAATAATAACTTTCGTGTGGTGACATTTGATGAAGGACGTTTTAAGAGTCCTCCAACAGCACTTTTTGACCCAAGACAATTTCAATTCTCATTAAAAATAAAATTCTAA
- a CDS encoding phosphopentomutase yields the protein MPSPFGRVTIIVCDSLGIGEMPDAAEYGDAGSDTLGHILASREVKIPNLQKLGLGNIRNLPLSPSDNPIGCYGRAALASRGKDTTTGHWEMAGIITETPFPTYPNGFPDDVMNAFETAISRKTLGNIAASGTEIIAELGEEHIKTGYPIVYTSADSVFQIAAHEEIIPIPELYKMCEIAREILRGKHEVGRVIARPFIGTVGNFTRTERRHDYAISPPPNTLLDELFQANLDTVCIGKISSIYCDRGVTKEVKAKNNMSLMDRTIDALKEDSHGIIFTNLVDFDMLFGHRNDVVGYAKALEDFDNRLTEVFEAMQPDDLLIISADHGCDPTDISTDHTREYVPVIAYGKNARKGVNLGLRKSLADIGQTIAENFNLKLGAGESFLGQIA from the coding sequence ATGCCGTCTCCTTTTGGTCGAGTAACCATTATTGTTTGTGATTCTTTAGGTATTGGCGAGATGCCTGATGCCGCAGAATATGGTGATGCTGGAAGTGATACACTTGGACATATTTTGGCATCACGTGAAGTTAAAATTCCTAATTTACAAAAATTAGGCTTAGGCAATATTAGAAATTTACCTTTATCACCTTCTGATAACCCTATTGGTTGCTATGGACGAGCCGCTTTAGCCTCTCGTGGTAAAGATACCACAACTGGACATTGGGAAATGGCTGGCATTATCACTGAGACACCTTTTCCAACATATCCAAATGGTTTTCCAGATGATGTAATGAATGCTTTTGAGACTGCTATTAGTCGTAAAACATTAGGCAATATCGCTGCATCAGGAACAGAAATTATTGCCGAACTTGGCGAAGAGCATATAAAAACTGGTTATCCAATTGTTTATACTTCCGCAGATAGCGTTTTTCAAATTGCAGCACACGAAGAAATTATCCCTATTCCAGAACTTTATAAAATGTGCGAAATAGCTAGAGAAATCCTAAGAGGAAAACATGAAGTAGGGCGCGTAATTGCCCGTCCATTTATTGGCACTGTAGGAAATTTTACTCGTACAGAACGCCGCCATGATTACGCAATTTCCCCTCCTCCAAATACCCTTCTAGATGAACTATTCCAAGCTAACTTGGACACGGTTTGTATAGGAAAAATTAGCTCTATTTATTGTGATCGTGGTGTAACTAAAGAAGTTAAAGCTAAAAATAATATGTCGTTAATGGATCGCACTATTGATGCGTTAAAAGAAGATTCTCATGGCATTATTTTTACTAACCTAGTGGATTTTGACATGCTTTTTGGTCATCGTAATGATGTAGTAGGTTATGCTAAAGCCTTAGAAGATTTTGACAATCGCCTAACAGAAGTTTTTGAAGCAATGCAGCCAGATGATTTACTAATTATTAGTGCTGATCATGGATGTGACCCAACAGATATTTCAACAGATCATACTCGCGAATATGTTCCAGTAATTGCTTATGGTAAAAATGCGCGGAAAGGTGTCAATTTAGGTTTAAGAAAGAGTTTGGCTGATATTGGTCAAACTATAGCAGAAAATTTTAACTTAAAATTAGGTGCAGGAGAAAGTTTCTTAGGCCAAATAGCTTAG
- a CDS encoding di-trans,poly-cis-decaprenylcistransferase, which yields MQSSLQLIKNDLPPKLHVAIIMDGNGRWAVGRGLPRIAGHRVGAEAVRRTVTACPSLGIGTLTLYAFSSDNWRRPSAEVNALMRLLKLFMRKEIANSLKNGVRISVIGRRDRLSSSVLSAIETAEQATINGQTLHLRIAIDYSAREAILRAAKRLSENPSLQALNQQTFSQLIADCPQTSAPDVDLLIRTSGEQRLSDFLLWECAYAEFFFTNRMWPDFDANDLAGAVNSFLARDRRFGGLSKVAAS from the coding sequence ATGCAAAGTTCTTTACAATTAATTAAAAATGATTTACCCCCAAAATTACATGTAGCAATAATTATGGATGGCAATGGACGTTGGGCCGTAGGGCGAGGACTACCACGAATTGCTGGACATCGCGTTGGAGCCGAAGCAGTAAGAAGAACTGTAACAGCTTGCCCTAGTTTAGGAATTGGAACTTTAACACTTTACGCTTTTTCTTCTGATAATTGGAGACGACCATCAGCAGAAGTAAATGCACTAATGAGATTACTTAAGCTTTTTATGCGTAAAGAGATAGCAAATTCCCTTAAAAATGGAGTGCGAATTAGTGTAATAGGCCGCCGAGATCGTCTTTCTTCATCAGTGTTAAGTGCAATTGAAACAGCAGAACAAGCAACTATTAATGGTCAAACATTACATTTAAGGATTGCTATAGATTATTCTGCTCGTGAAGCTATTTTACGTGCTGCTAAAAGACTTAGTGAAAATCCTTCTCTTCAAGCCTTAAATCAGCAAACTTTTTCACAACTAATTGCTGACTGTCCACAGACAAGCGCACCTGACGTAGATTTACTAATCCGCACTAGTGGAGAACAACGCTTAAGTGATTTTCTTTTATGGGAATGTGCTTATGCAGAGTTTTTCTTTACCAACCGAATGTGGCCCGACTTTGATGCTAATGATTTAGCTGGAGCAGTTAATAGCTTTTTAGCTCGTGATCGTCGTTTTGGTGGATTAAGTAAAGTGGCCGCTAGTTAA
- a CDS encoding transcriptional regulator: MELDRLIHERLRLGIVSALAVNASLSFNELKTLLKTSDGNLSVHARKLEEAEYITCEKYFEGRVPKTEYRLTAAGKRALERYLDHMEALIQAMRDR; encoded by the coding sequence ATGGAACTAGACCGCCTAATTCATGAACGTTTGCGCTTAGGCATTGTTAGCGCGTTAGCTGTAAATGCTTCTCTATCTTTTAATGAGCTAAAAACTTTACTTAAAACCTCTGATGGTAATTTAAGCGTACATGCACGTAAATTAGAAGAAGCTGAATATATAACTTGTGAAAAATACTTTGAAGGCCGAGTACCTAAAACAGAATATCGGCTAACCGCTGCTGGTAAAAGGGCATTAGAGCGTTACTTAGACCATATGGAAGCTTTAATTCAAGCTATGAGAGATCGCTAG
- a CDS encoding VOC family protein has product MNSLPIQSLKAHISLNVSNVENSIEFYKKLFGIEPLKVRKGYAKFDVQNPPLNLALNQIAVKDRGVLSHLGIQVATTEDVMAVREQWIKEGLTPRDEMQTNCCYAIQDKTWAQDPDGNEWEVL; this is encoded by the coding sequence ATGAATAGCTTACCAATACAAAGCCTAAAAGCGCATATTTCACTAAATGTTAGCAATGTTGAAAATAGCATTGAATTTTACAAAAAACTGTTTGGCATTGAACCATTAAAAGTACGTAAAGGATATGCTAAGTTTGATGTACAAAACCCACCTCTTAACCTAGCACTTAATCAAATAGCAGTAAAAGATCGAGGCGTGCTTTCCCATCTTGGGATACAGGTTGCAACAACCGAAGATGTTATGGCAGTGCGTGAGCAATGGATAAAGGAAGGACTTACGCCTCGTGATGAAATGCAAACTAATTGTTGTTATGCAATTCAAGATAAAACCTGGGCCCAAGACCCTGATGGTAATGAGTGGGAAGTTTTGTAG
- the priA gene encoding primosomal protein N' has translation MRAAIEIGKTALMLVPEIALTPVFSRRLCEHFGESVAILHSSLSEGERFDEWQRIYRGEAKVVIGTRSAVFAPIRNLGLIVVDEEHETSYKQDEVPRYNGRDSAIMRALKAQAVVILGSATPSLETYHNAYLKKYQYISLPERVAKRPLAKVEVVDMREVFRRHGKMQIFADELIEAIKEVQAKGEQSIVLLNRRGFSAFVICRSCGQSIRCRDCAVTLTYHREASRLICHYCNYQIGVPQACPNCKGPYIYYMGEGTEQLEAKIKELFPENKIARLDRDTTRRKGSFEKILGEFADGLIEILVGTQMIAKGHDFPNVTLVGVVSVDAGLSMPDFRSAERTFQLLTQVAGRAGRGNSPGRVIIQTYHPDHYSLQHACKQDYLAFYQQEINFRRSLYYPPFSVLVNIIIKHKELSQAQAQAAELAKQLRTASGDDRTIRILGPATAPLARLRAEHRLQILIKARSRTRAREILDLAMNSLSYNQQDLSSINIEVDPIDLM, from the coding sequence ATGCGAGCAGCAATAGAAATTGGAAAAACGGCTTTAATGTTAGTGCCAGAAATCGCTCTAACACCTGTTTTTTCACGTCGTCTTTGTGAACATTTTGGAGAATCAGTAGCAATTCTTCACTCTTCGCTTTCAGAAGGAGAACGCTTTGATGAATGGCAGCGAATTTATAGAGGCGAAGCTAAAGTAGTTATTGGGACACGATCAGCCGTATTTGCTCCTATTCGTAATCTAGGGCTAATTGTTGTAGATGAAGAACATGAAACGTCTTATAAACAAGATGAAGTACCACGTTATAACGGTCGAGATAGCGCGATAATGCGAGCCTTAAAAGCTCAAGCAGTAGTAATTTTAGGTAGTGCAACACCCTCACTTGAGACTTACCATAATGCTTACTTAAAAAAATACCAATATATTAGTCTTCCTGAACGAGTAGCAAAACGTCCGCTAGCCAAAGTTGAAGTTGTAGACATGCGCGAAGTTTTTCGCCGACATGGAAAAATGCAGATTTTTGCTGATGAACTTATAGAAGCTATCAAAGAAGTACAAGCAAAAGGCGAACAATCCATAGTTTTACTTAATAGACGGGGTTTTTCTGCTTTTGTTATTTGTCGTAGTTGTGGTCAATCAATACGTTGCCGCGATTGTGCTGTAACTTTAACTTATCATCGGGAAGCTAGCCGGCTGATTTGCCATTATTGCAACTATCAAATAGGCGTTCCTCAAGCTTGTCCTAATTGTAAAGGCCCATACATTTATTATATGGGCGAAGGAACTGAGCAACTAGAAGCAAAAATTAAAGAACTTTTTCCAGAAAATAAGATTGCTCGACTAGACCGAGACACTACACGAAGGAAAGGAAGTTTTGAGAAAATTTTAGGTGAATTTGCTGATGGATTAATTGAAATTTTAGTTGGTACACAAATGATTGCTAAGGGGCATGACTTTCCTAATGTTACTTTGGTTGGTGTAGTTTCAGTTGATGCAGGGCTTTCAATGCCAGATTTTCGTTCTGCTGAACGAACTTTTCAGCTATTAACCCAAGTTGCTGGTCGTGCTGGTCGTGGAAATAGTCCGGGACGAGTAATTATTCAAACTTACCATCCTGACCATTACTCTTTACAACACGCTTGTAAGCAAGATTACCTAGCTTTTTACCAGCAAGAAATTAACTTTCGTCGCTCGCTCTACTATCCACCTTTTAGCGTGCTAGTAAATATAATTATTAAACATAAAGAGTTATCTCAAGCTCAGGCTCAAGCCGCAGAACTAGCTAAACAACTAAGAACAGCTAGCGGAGATGATAGAACCATCCGTATTTTAGGCCCGGCTACTGCTCCTTTAGCACGACTTAGAGCAGAACACAGACTGCAAATTTTAATTAAAGCTCGCTCAAGAACTAGGGCGCGGGAAATCTTAGATTTAGCAATGAATAGCTTAAGCTATAATCAGCAAGATCTAAGCTCTATCAATATTGAAGTTGATCCAATTGATTTAATGTAA